In the Primulina tabacum isolate GXHZ01 chromosome 15, ASM2559414v2, whole genome shotgun sequence genome, CGAGgcgtatgcgatcacatgacctcgttgcataagaatacatcccagccctctgtgagatgcatcacaatatacaacgaaatcgccagtacctgaaggaatcatcaagacaggtgcactggtcagcctcttcttcaactctagaaagctagactcacaatccgcagaccacacaaatggcgcattcttctgtgttaACTGGGTAATTGGcttcgcaatgctggagaaatctttaatgaatcgtcgatagtaccctgccagacccatgaaactgcgtatctctggcacagaagtcggtctcggccaactgatcacagcttcaactttactcggatctacagaaataccgtctccagatatgatatgacccaagaagacaacctgtctcagccaaaactcacactttgacagtttagaaAATAAGCTTTCATTTCTCAGTGTCTGCAATACAATTCTTAAATGCTCTGCATGCTCATTCTTATTCttggaatacaccaaaatatcatcaataaacacaataacaaactcatccaaatacctctgGAAGAcgcggttcatcaatcccataaacaccgctggagcattcgttaaaccgaaaggcatgacaataaattcgtaatgtccatacctggttcggaatgctgtcttctgtatatcaacatctctaactctcagctggtgatatcctgatcttcaaatcaatcttagaataaacagatgatccctgcaactgatcaaataagtcatcaatgcgaggcaaatgatacttgttctttatcgttgccttgttcagttgcctgtaatcgatgcataatctcatggaaccatctttctttcgcacaaatagcactggtgcaccccaagaagatacactgggtctgatatatcccttggctagcaaatcttctaactgtgctttcaattctttcaactcaataggtgccattctatacggatctctcgaaataggaacggtacctggaacaagatctatgctgaaatctatctctcggGATGGGGGTAACCCtagaatctcgtcaggaaatacatctgcaaactcccgtactactggcaaatctgccaatgccgggctcgatttctgtagatctacagaataaataaggaacccctctgctcttttttgcaacaatctactcatagtcaaagcagatactaagggaatccgagatctggaacccttaccgtagaatttccactcttctgtcatttcaggtctgaatctgataATCTATTgtaaacagtctacggtggctctgtacttagttaacatgtcaatcccgacaatacaatcaaaatcagataagccaagtacaacacagtctaaatcgatctcatgcccttcaaactgtagtatacaatgtctaactgaagtcacagatatcaaaccactccccaacggagaagaaatagacactacagtagacaatgactcgacatgcaatgcatgtgtcaatgcaaaacgttctgatatgaatgtatgtgatgcacctgtatctatcaatacatatgcaggatacccgcaaagaaaacagttacctgcaatcacatcgtctggtacatcttgggcttgctcctccgtcaatgcaaacacctgagcctgttgtctgggaggttggctcactgtctggccacctctggctctaggttgggactgtgtaggcgtgggctggaaggaaatggacagacgaagcttgcctctcaggctgagtcactgatgtaGATGACcttgcactctgaaatctctgggcacctctctggggacaaactctagcaaagtgtccctgctgcctgcatatgttacatctgcccatcactccctgacactgctcagtggcatgcctaccaccacaagaactgcaataaacaccagtatactctgcactctggccaagacctctctgtcttgacccactggagctcgacgaactgctccctgacttcttaaactgtctgcCCTTTGCTTTCAGAAAATTCTTCtttccactactactgcttccactatcaaatcgaggagaaggtggtggaaactgggcggtgggctgtggcggtctccgactctgagcactataggaagcccctcgctgcctaatcaagccagcctctgcccCTTCGCtatgttcagtgcatcagaaaaggtattgggtcgtcccgtgttcaccaaggtaaaaatgtcaggatttaaaccattgatgaattgatcggcgaccgcttcatcatttcctgccacgtgtggcgcaaatcgaagcaaggaagaaaacttggcaacatactcttctatgttccactgcccctgtctcaagttggcaaattcggcccctttgtcttttcgatacgacactggaaagaaacgttgataaaattcatctttaaatactttccaagtaatatagATACCTCTATGCCCCAGGGCTCgtttcgttgtaagccaccaactttttgccacttcgtgtaattgatgcccaaccaacttcactctccgttcgtctgtataagccagagattcaaacaacatctctatatcgtctaaccagctctcacaatccactgcattttctgtgccctttaAAGTCggaggatggaatgattgaaatcttaTCAATAAGGTTTCCATAGGTgtagctgtaacatccatctgagtacctgacgtactaccctgttctggcacttgccctgcagctggttgtggtatccttctaggcggcataatctgattatcaaacagattagtacacagtctatatacaatctgtctcagtcctcctctgatcatatacctctgatccagaatcgattctgattcagtctttacaaatacatgctgcaatcaactcagataacaatacaacacgTAAtaaggaaagcaataaatcatgctagcacatcataAAGCAAGGAAAAAGGACtcatctaccccgctcattctactctatctcagtctaaaggatctatgctctgataccaccggttgtggggacccggactctaactcaattcttttcgggattaatcggatctttattaaaaaatgtgggtcaaaattttgctttttaacattaattcaaatgtatataaacaaacacaagatagttctttattttatttcaataaacataattacatgtcttgttctaatacattcatacaaaccagtgtttaatacaaactacaaccacaagtagtacaagtatagtaagaaacaactagtaatcttcggcgcccgaagtcaccacgctatctcgaactcatctctgtcgtgacccagatcctgctccacctgttgttatgcacacatacagacataacaacagccggaaactccggtgagaacaaatcccagtataaaacatgatatacatgcatatacaaaatataaatcatgaagcatactgtcatgaataaaatcaaaagtaatagattccatagtctatgaaaccaaatcaatataagcatgcaattcaaatcaaatcatgttttgactcgactcgactctagctctagggatcccggtgtgaataataCGTCActgtctgccacctaccctcccaatcggggtgacggtacgccttattcctagacttcggtcatgtctgtatcgaatatctacaatcggagggagtctgctcctatgcgtcgattacaccgaacatctagaagtttggcaaatctgccaatgactctcctatcttagaTGCATgcatataaatctataaatgcataatcatatcaaaagatttgaatataaatctataaacaatcataatcatatcaaaagataaacaactattctagtatgtgattttgttgggaaactcaaattgaatctcatttgagttatatctccccaaagtcacatgaattataccttcttgtcgttggaatcaATCGAGATCTCGAAGTCGAATATCAAGTCTatcaatcaaatctgaaatggcaatgtataGATGTACTCTATCaagatacaactcaattcaacacatatatgcATCAATAATAGATCTCGATACCCCTCGACGGTACAACgacatagtttctcgataccgatcaaatcaacacaacataatcaatatccgcAACTCACAAGCCTTATTAGAACATaatatcaattctgaaatctgtatatctcaactcaatatatgctgaaaatcataataatagcATGCGGTGCTCATTCTTCGATCCAGTTGCATTTCCACAATCActataatcataagaacatacAAAATCTGCATCATATCAAACTTCCTCCAACATCTATATTTCAGAACAAGCTGAAAGTTagcaatacttacatcctcttgtagcttttgatgcaaggagcacaaatctatgtttggattgaaaTTTGGTTGGTTGGATGTTGCACAATCTAATTTCTAAGACATGATGAATACTTGAGCTTTCATGGAGTTCCTCTCGATTCTCATTCTGTTGAGGAAGGGTGAATGAAAGACAACACACCTTATATGCATGTCCAAGGACACATGCTTTATTCTTCAATcaacacgtatgaccgcgggtgcgctgcttcttagaccgcgggtgcgctcaaccATCGGCATGCCATCCAAcaatttgcataaacgtcgaccgcgggtgcggtcagttctgcaccgcgggtgcttTGTTGCTTCGTACCAAaattcctaccctactggccattcaccgcgggtgcggtatctccttagcgcgggtgcgctgactctACTATAATCAACATGGAACCCTACTGTCCAACAACCGCGGGGGCGGTAGAAAagttggcgcgggtgcggtctcttcttCAAGCAACCTTTCATCTTAGCATTTTATCGACAAACAATGTAGGGCATTACATAAAGAAAAGTTTGAAAACatgtctttgcgtttaaaatGCTTGAAATACGAATACCAAAGCGGTGGAACGTCGGTGACAAATGGAGGACGATTTCTACCCTTTTACTCATCAAAACCCTACAAAAAAACCCACCTTGAGATGCAAGGGAGTTGGGTGATCGTTGTTGGAAGAAATAACGATGAAGAAAATCGAAGAATGAAGGCGGAAAAATCAAAATCTTCCCTTGCTAAAGCTCCCAAGTTTCGGCTATTTCCTCACTTTCAATTTTACgtaaatgtgtgtgtgtttcggtgtgtgtgtgtgttgggctagggtttaattatatatatatatatatataaagcaaGACAAAAAGGCTTTCTAAATCACTTAATTGATGAGCTTAATTAACCctagtttttaattaataaattaagccaattaagattaataaaatcattagacctcaaatttaaaaaatttaaaaatatatatttccaaaaatacttgtaaattacataaattacttgctcctactaattaatttaaatttgaccttaaaaatgctaaaattcttacattatataaaaaaaatattttcttaactaaaaataaaaatttattttttaaatctatAACACCTTAATCGTCTCCAGTCCTCCGTCGCCAGCCAACCATCGATATTcgcttgaaaatatttaaattttgaaatcgaGGAAAGTTACACAATTTATCAATTAgtcactcaaaatatatcatttatgcgtccataatcatttaattaaaaagttttagcaatttaataattttcatgcacgtGGTCTACATGGACTGATTTTCGGGTGTTACAAGAACTCTCAGCCAGTCAAGAGGTAATTTACGGGACCTCCCAAAGCTCAAGGGTAacaaaagccccaaggacaGTGGAAGAAATAAGTGCAATAGAAACCACCACAGTCTGGAGCCCCAAAACCAGAAAAGAGGCCACTGTGCAAATAATGCAATCATCCACACTAtgacaagtgcatgtggggaacaTACAAGTGCTTCATCTACAAGGAGGAAGGACATAAAGTCGTTGACTTCCCAAAGAAGAAAAGAGCAACTGTTGGCAGatcttatgttatgcatgctgagGAGGCAGAGGTAGAGTCACAACCAGACACGACTCTGATAATTGGCAACCtagttgtttaaaatttttatattacttttattgcatgaaatattaaattggTTAGTAGAATTGATTGAGATAAAAAGAATTTAGAGAAAACTAGGTTGCATGCTTTActttagttggatttaagggaTAACATTGGGAATTATAGAATTGGGCATAAATTATAAGCTTTAATAATTTAAAGGAATGAATTGGACCAAAATAAGAATTTTGAAGCTTAAAAATGGATAAAACGAGAATTTTGGTTTATTGCTTTAATTCGAAAATTTGGGGTCTAAAATGAAAAAATCGAGAGTTAAAGGGTTAAATTGCTCAAGGCCGAGAATTCGAGGGCTAAAccgtaatttttaaaaattctagGGATTGAAATTGAGTCGACCGAAAATTCTAAGCTAAAATATggaatttcaaaaaattcaggGACTTAAATTGCAAAGTTTTGACAGTTCAAGGACTGTTTGCGAATTCTAGAAACCAGGGGCTGTTTCCACAATTTCTGGAATATCAGGGACAAAGAGATGAATTTAGAGAAGTTAGGGCCTAAATTGATTGAATTCAAAATTAATTGGGGctaaaatgaaattttcgaaaacctAGGGGCCATATATGAagaattttgaaactttaagGGGTTTAAcgcaatttcaaaaaattattttgacaaATTTTATGTTTTCGAGAATTGTTAAGGGTCAAAAGAGATTAATTTTGAAGTTGCTTgatgattttttaattattattttatgtgcactaagattaataaataataattaatttttgaatttacaaACACAAATAATAGAGaagaattattaatttttaaactttttttgagttatttatgtttaaatgatttctaatgatagcttagtaaaattttaaaattctaaattcgaatatttttttctccaaacaagaaattgatttgtaaatttcatttttaaattttaaaccaaacatcAAATGGAATTTCAAATACTTAAATTTCCAATTCCAATTCCAATTCCAATTCCTATGAAATCCTCCCAAATCTTGGTTGCCAAACACACTGTTAAGCTTTCGACTTGATtggatttgatgatatatttgtCGTAGGAAGGTATTTATTTTAGGTATAGCTACATATGCATTGCTGGATTCAGGAGATATACTTGAGTATTCGGATTTGGGCTTCAGAGTTTTCATTCATTCTGGTGATCACATGGTTACCACGAGCATTGTGAGGAATCTGGAGCTTTCGTTTGCTGAAGGATGTGGTTCAGGTAGATCTTATCGTACTCCCGATGCCtgaattcgacatcattcttggcatggattggttgtctacgaatggagcttcgataaaTTTTCTGCAGAGGTCAGTAGCTATTCGACCACCCAGCGAGAGATCTTTTTGTCTTTGATGCAgtaagaaacaagcaaatgccgcacattatctcttgcatATGTGTGATGAAACTTATGAGACGAGGCTGCCAAGATTTTCTAGCATGTATACGATTGGCCGATGGaaacaactaaaaaaaaaaaagaattttgattcagaattcaaaatttgattttcttcGCAGCTGAAAAagtttttgaaataaaattttattcttttGTGCCTTTGTATAATTATATATTGTTGAGAACATGGTTTCGTGCGATATTATATTTCTTGTTTTTTGTAAATCCAATAGTTATCTAATGCCAATTATTCATGGTAGATCCATTCAGTAGTGGACTGGATTTTGGACATTAGAGGAAAATTCTACAGTTGGGGTAAGAGTGGGACAAAACATGAATATCTATCCACGGCGTCCCTAGGTTGTGCTGTAATGTCTTTTGTGcgtttaatttaatattatatgcAGGTTTATTTTATGAACCAAAGCCAACCGATCGTCTCCAGGATAGATAAAtcgaaattttttaaattccgCCTCATTTTCGATATGAGTTCCGGAGAACCAAAAATAATCCCCCTTATGGGAGAACAATCATGATGCATGGACTGTTATAttgtttcaaatatttgagTTACACTATTATCATCAACTATAACATTAGGTAAAACTGCAATCTTTCGGTCCTACCGAAAACAATAGCTAGTAATAACGATGCaacttcaatattttaaaattgtataACAGTTTAAATGTCCTGTTTCGATTACTCTCAGTAAGGACAATTATTACTTCCCAACAGCCTCTTCCCGGTAATTGCATTTCTTGTCATTCACGAGAATCGAATATGCGATATTGACTAAAATACTGATGCTAGAATCGAACACTTGTTACTGTACTAAAATTTATAGATGGTGATAATTATACAACTCATACGTAATCACAAACATCATGTTTCGATCactctattttaaaaaaaaattattacttcgGAAAGATATGGGATTGATACTGTTTATTACCCACCAATCCAGAATCAGTTTAATTCGATCTGATCCACTAACATCCCTAGCTAGTAGGCATCAGTTTTTTCAACTGTGTTCATTTCCCGTACTGCGAGAATGATGGGAGTCTTCTCATATCCGTTTCTGCGACAAGAACTCAAAACCAATATATATGAAACTGGAAATGTTTCAAGACAAGAGTGGATAACATCACTAAATACACTTTATAAATACAACAAATACTTATAAATCATGAAACAATTATACAAATATTACATTAAACCCAAATTTGATTACAAAATCTCCAAACACCATGCAATTTACGTAAGGAAAAAGGTTTGTCACGTTAATTGGCCTAAATTGGATGTGATCTTCTCATCAGTCGAAAATAGACCTTGGTTGTAATTGAATAACTAGACTTATTTTGCATTTTTAATTATGCCAGAGTACTATTGACATTGTCATATCATTAGTATCTAGTGTTCTATCAACACCATAGCCCAAAAAAGCTAGCCAAAATCCGATGTAGCTAGGCCAACTTATCACACTGATTTTCTATTTAAATAATGAATTTACCTATATATCTTGAATAAATGCCATTAGCTTAGCCCTGGCTTTAGAGATCCCTTCCTTCCCAAACAATTTATCATTCAATTTCTCAATTCTCCATCTCATTTGCTCGTCCTCTAAAACAGTACTTATCACATTCTCGATTTCTTCTCTTCCGAACCCTTCTAATTTGACTCCAATTCTCCACACATTCACAATGTACGCACAGTTCAAGAATTGGTCACCTGCGATAGGATAGCACAAGAGGGGTTTCATGCATTGGAGGGATTCCATAGTCGAATTCCAACCGCAATGCGTCACATAACACCCCACGGCATTGTGTCGCAGCACCTCCACTTGCGGTGCCCATGACATGATCCTCCCTCTCGTTTGTATCCTCTCCACGTACCCCTCGGACAACCCCTCTCGCCACTCGGACCCCAACACCCAAAGAAAAGGTCGTTGGCATGACTCGAGCGCCAAGGCCAGGCTCCTTGTCTTTGCCTTCCCGATCGGGCTGACCCAACTTCCAAACGAGACGTACACAACCGAGCCCTTGTCTTGCTCGTTGAGCCATCGTAAGCAGCTCATGTCCTCTTCCCAAAAACTCGCCATGGCTGATGATTGCATGATTAGAGAGCCGATTTCGAGCACTTGTGAGGTTTTAAAGTTCTCGAAAAAGGTGGCCTGTTGAGTTGTCTTAGATTGTGATTCATTGGGGAAAGTGTTTGTGAGGATCCATGGGAGGGTGTTGGATCGGTCTAGGGTCCGTGTCCAAAATTTGAACCTTGAGCTTCTTGATGTTGCAGAGCCAATCAGCCAGGGAAGATCACTTGTGCTTATGGTGGGATCATTCGGAGACAAACATATTGGAGCATTTTCCTTTTCTGGAATACCTGTGGCATTGCACCACACAAACATTAATTATTAGCTTGGCTAATATTTATTAACTTAATTTGACGTATAAATAATATACCACGAATAAATATTTATAGAATAagtataaataataattaattaatatgaacAGTTTGATCAATTAATTTTTGGTGATTTAACAAAAGACTACTTATTTAATGTGAGACTAGCCGAACTGAATTCATTAGGGAAAAATGGATATTCATGCGTAACTGTTTTCCATGACAAACTGAAGCATAACTGATTTTCAAGCATGACTGAATATCAAAAGCCAACTGATTCACAAGGACTACATAACGACATCTTAGATTGAATCAATCAAGCAATTCAACGGATCGACCCTGTATATTCAAAACATTATCTTACAAGATCAGAGTTTTGTGCTAAGTGTAACATTTGTCAGAAATAACAATGACATGACACAATGGTTACTATACCTGGAACGAATATTAGATTTAAAAATTTGACCATTGGATGGaacccctataaatagatcaGTTGGGTGGGTATTCTGAGATTACAATCTACGATCTACAATCAAGCATTATCTATCTTGTGTGTTCttttatcaaaaatttcaaagccCAATTGTTCATGAGTTTATTTCAGATTTGTGAAGtgtattttgttttgaaatacAAGCAATTGATAGTAAGAGTTTCACTGATCAGATTGATTGAGTTTTGATATAACTAGAAGTTTCAGTAGATCAAtgataagtcctactgaagtgagTTATTGCAAATTATTGTAATCGCCAAAGTCTTCTTATGAAATACTTTCTGAAAAGAAATAATGAGATACATAAGAGTGTTTAATTTTCCGAAtttccataaaaaaaatttgtgcatTTACTTCAGTTTTTATAGCCTAATTGTTCTTGATCCTTGACATTTATTGTTCAAACATATTCAGTGAATCTATTTCCGCTCAACGTCCAACTACTGGTTTACTGAAGCCCAACCAACAAATCTACAATTCAGTGTTGCTAACCTAATAGAATTAATTTGCTAATTTTGTGAGATTTTTTTATTGAACCCTCCATCTTCTAATCAATCTCTTGATCTTAACAAGTGTTATCAGAGCGGGTTAATTCTGGTCTCTCAGCACTGAACATATAATGACACCTTTCACATAGATTCCAAAGTTTTctaaagaagactttgatgactaGAAGATTAAAATGCAGACTCATATATCTGCAcatgatgatgatatgtggtatgtcataacagtAGGACCAATGAAGATTTTGAAGGCAACACAACTGTTGTTATTTCAGAAAGTGCATTACATATGGTTGAAAAACCAAGGATGGAATGGACAGgtgaagataagaagaaagtcAACTTGGATAATTTGGCTAAAAACATATTGTACAAAATGGTGTATAAGAACAcatttaacaaaaataaaatctgCTCAACTGCAAAGGATATCTGGGAGAGTATAGGAACATAGAGATAGTCTTGAAGGTAAAAAGTATGGGAACAAAGAGAGTCTTGAACAATGACCTTGCGAGAATCCAAGGACCTAAAAAATCTTGAACTACATGATCTGTTCGCAGATCTTTAGTCATATGAGTTTGAATCGAAATACAAGACTGATGGTGAGTCCACATCAAAAGTGACCAAAGCACTAGTTGTTGCAAAAATCGAGCCATCAGTTCCAAAAGAAAAATCAGCTGAACAAGTCAGTAATGATGCAATGTCATTATTCGTGAAGAAATTTGGGAAGTTTCTGAGGAAAAATTAGGGCAACTTTCAGATTCTCAGTAGAATAACCATTACAAGAAAGATCCACTTATGAGGACAATGCCTATTTCAATTGCAGAAGAAATGGGCCACTTCATAGTCAACTGTCtaaaggaaagaaatatggcaAGAGGTCAACTGATTAGGACAAAATATCCCATGCCAACAAGAAAATACATAAGAATGACAAGATGTTATTCAGAAAAAAGAGGGATCAGGAAGTGTTGGTGACTGAGGAAAGTAAGAGTAAGTTGGTGGATTATTAATTCGTTTCATCTGAATTAGAAAGTTGAAGCTGCAGTTGAAATCAACATGAAGAAGATGATTCATCATTCATCTGAGCCATAAATGCAAGATCAATCATCTAGAGAGGTTATTAAGGAACAAGAAGACTATATTAATAACCAAGTTGATCTAAATCGAGCTGAAAAGAACCAGGCAGATGATATTCAAGATGATGGCAACCTTACTGAAGAGAACCAAATTGAAAATACTCAGAACAATGTTGAAACCAGTCCTCTCACAAGGCCATGCTACAAATGAAAAAAAACTCATCCACCATCATTGGTGATCGGTAACCTCTCAGCATTGTTTGGAACTAAACAACAGATGATTAATGAGttatttcatgtttcttttaTTTCGTAATTAGAAATTAATAAGATAGACGAAACACTTAGGGATAA is a window encoding:
- the LOC142527932 gene encoding LOW QUALITY PROTEIN: UDP-glycosyltransferase 82A1 (The sequence of the model RefSeq protein was modified relative to this genomic sequence to represent the inferred CDS: deleted 1 base in 1 codon), translated to MTVMLKKVILIPYPAQGHVNPMIKLASLLSSMGFNPIIITPEFIHRRVSHRINDGIVFMSIPDGLREGTPRDFFSIEMAMEKNMASPLEELVRKMIMDGGEENDGGGIGFFVVDLLASWAIDVGRRCRVAVAGFWPAMHATYRVVAAIPDLIHAGVISEDGIPEKENAPICLSPNDPTISTSDLPWLIGSATSRSSRFKFWTRTLDRSNTLPWILTNTFPNESQSKTTQQATFFENFKTSQVLEIGSLIMQSSAMASFWEEDMSCLRWLNEQDKGSVVYVSFGSWVSPIGKAKTRSLALALESCQRPFLWVLGSEWREGLSEGYVERIQTRGRIMSWAPQVEVLRHNAVGCYVTHCGWNSTMESLQCMKPLLCYPIAGDQFLNCAYIVNVWRIGVKLEGFGREEIENVISTVLEDEQMRWRIEKLNDKLFGKEGISKARAKLMAFIQDI